TATCAACTTGGGCAGCACATAACAAAGTTTTCACCCAGTTGTCGTCTCGCGGCACTTCTCTATAAAACTCATTGGGAGGGCTGAGTGTTGGTGCAGTAAAGCGCTGAGAGAACAAGTCAGGTAGCTGTGTTAACAAGGCAACATCAAAACCCCAAGCACGGTTAGGTGTGATATAGAAAGGTGAACGACCCCAGTTTTTACCACTAACGTTATTTGAGTTAACTCGATAACCTTGTGGATAACCAAAAATTGCTCCTGAAGTGCTTAAGTAGCCTAGATCGTCGTTATTATAGTCCGCAATCAACCCCTGCCAAGGTGCTGTGGCATAGGAACTGCGTTTGAACTGAATAAAAGAGCCACGAGCTGTTAAATCTCTATCTTTCCAATTTTCCAAGAAACGTATAAAGTTTTCTAAACCACCACCAAGTTCACCAGTATTACCTGTAGTGGGTGGACGACTTGGTGTATCACCTTGAGCAAATACAAGATTTGTTTCTGTGGCTGTAGCGCGTTGAAACCAATCACCATTATTAATGACTTTATCGCCGTTCTCACCCTCTTGGAGAGTATCTGTATCAGTTGGTGTTTTAAAGGGAAACTGAATTTGTAATACTGGCACCAACAGAGGTTGTTCTGTTGCTCTAGTTCCAGTTAAACTGCTCGCATTTAAAATTGATAAAGGATAGTTAGCAGCATAGTTCTTTGCTCCTGACTTATTGGTTCTAAACCACAGAGCATTACTTTGTGTGCGTGGTCTGTTAGGGTTACTAGCAGAGCTTGAAGTATCATATTTTTGGTAGGGAGTACCAGCGATATGAATAGTATTAGAAAAAGGAAAATAATTCACTTGTTTAGATCCCCCATTCTCAAAGATGCCCAAAGGAATAGGGGTTTTATCGTCTGGATCTAGTACTAATGTGTTTTCTGCTCCAGTTATATCAGTACCTCCCTTTTTTACTGTTAGACCAGCAGTGTGTCTTAAGAAAGCAACTCGTCTGGGGTAACGTTGAATTGCTGAATCAGCAGAATCTGTTGCTGGTCTTGCTGTTGTACCTGCTCGTAGTTTGTTGGTCTCTATTGATGTGATGCCAGCATCAGCTATGGCTTTAACTAATTGATTAGCTTTAATGTTTTTCTCTGTTGCGTCAAATCCACCATCATTTAAGTCATAGCCAACTACCCAGTCAGTAGGTGTACAAGCTGTCACCGTTAGCTTCGGGCAAATTTCCATGATGTACTCAGAAAACGTCGCCCGGCGCTGAACTGGAGTAACAAAGTTGTTGAAGTAAGAAGAATAAGGATAAGGATTAGTAGCATTAGGTGAGAGGTTTCCTGAAATACTAGATGTCGATGAGTAAGTACTATCTTGAAAGTCACGGCTAGTAACGAAGTTGTTATCCCAAAAGCCATTGATTTTAGTTGCAGATGAGGCTGTGATTTGACTAGCTTCAGCAACACCAGTATCAGTTTTGTTATTGTTACCATTTAGATCAAAGCCAAAGTCAGATTCATTAACATTTCCTAATAAACCGTCGCCGTTGGCATCAAAATTAGGCAGAAAAACTGGATTGCCAACGTTATCAACTGTGTCGTAATTATCATTTAAGTCGTAGTCGCCATCACTACGGTAGCCTTCTCGGAAATTAGCAGACAACACAGTAATAGCATCAGCCAGTACCGTTGCTGGTCGCCATGATTCACCAGTGTCACAGCTAGTAAACTGACCTTTGCGGCAGGCAAAGTTTGAGTTAAGAGCAGTGGCAGTGGTACTACCACGAGAATAAAAGTTGTCCCAAGTACTATCTAAATTTTGTAAGAATTCTTGCTTGGTGTGTTTATTAAAATCACCTTTAACATATACAGGCAGGTCAGATGCTAAGATTAAGCCTTTCTCCTCTGGTTTATAAGTAGCGTTACGGCTTAAATCCCCACCATTAATCAGCATAATGCCGTTAGGTCGCCGAGTAGAGTCTAGCTTAAAGTCTTTGGAACTTAAATCTATAAAAGTTTTACGTTCCTCTTTATTCGCGAAAGAGTTTGGATTGCTAGTACTGCTTAAATCTGGTAGTGCATCATCACGGGTAGCATAAATAATGCCACTATTTGGAAATAGAAATTCTCCACCAGTCTTAGATTTGGTTTTTAATGAACCTAAATCTAAGACTGTGGTACGAATTTCTAAAGGCTGACGAAATTCTATATCCAAGTCGTATTTTATAGCGCTTGAAGAGTAAGGCTTATCAATCGCCTTAATCTGTCTGGCATCAAGCAAAGTTGTTTCCCTGATAGCGCCATGTGGAACTGCGGTATTTGTGGGCGCTCCAATAGAACCATCCAAGATTTTTAAAGCACAGACAGCAGAATCAATTGCTGATTGCTGGGAAAGGGTAAGATTTCCAGCATTAGCTAAAGCATCCTTAAGGGGCTTATTTACCCAGCGTCCATTGGGGTATTTCAGCGATGCTTGGTAATTTAATGCTGCTGTATAACCGGTCGTTGTCAGGGAAGAAGCTGAATAGACAATACCGTTGAGAGATTTGTTACTTGTATTCGCAGGACTTTCAGGATCAACTGCGGATACTCCCGTTAAGCTTGTTAGAGCATTACCTGCAATGTCTGTAGCTCTATTTTTTGCTGTAATGCTATTGGTGGGGTCGTAGTAACTAGCAACACAAGCTATGGGAGTTTGATAAGTGCTTGGAGTCTTGGGATCGTAAAATGAATCTTTGTAGTGATAAACTGCTGTAGCCCGCATTTGCAGATAGGGTGTATTATCATCGGGCAAGCCCTGATCCTTACTAGTAACACCCACTGGCATTGTATCTGGCCAGACTGTATCTTTTGCAGTACTAAAATCGCCCATAGTAGTGAAACCAGTCGGCAAGTAAATTCCTGCGCCAGTGATGACTCGCAAACCTCCAACTACATCCAAAAGACCTGTGGGTTTTTGAGATGCTACCTTTTCCCAGAATTCATCCCTATCTGTATCGCCAAAATCATCTAATTGGTTAGCTTGGGTGAAGCGCTGACGAGTGTTGGTATTGTTATCCCACTCCTTACCAGAAATGTTCTGTCCTTTGTCTGAACTAACAAATTTAGTACCGTCGTACCATAATTGTGGTAAGTTGTTGCCTACTAAAACGCGATCGCCAATAAGTTTTTCTTCATCTAGTGTGAGAGCTTTCAGAACAGCTGGGTCTGTCGCTGCTAGCTCAATCTTATTGGTACTAGTCCGTGCTTTAATCCCTATTCCAGCATAACCACCAGTCTCTGTTGTGCCATTACTGGGATTGAAGGGGAAAGCCCATACGTCCTGTGGTCGTAGAGCATCTCCACTTCCTTGAAGTGGGCTAGTTGTTGTGTAGTCATAAGCTCCGGTTCCAGTTTTCACCAGCGCATTACCACCAACAGCCACCTCTGCATAGGGAACACGCCGTGTCCGCTTTTTGAAGTAAGTCTTTAGTTGATCTGTCTTAGCATCAGTTGCTGATAATGTGGCATCAGCCTGTTGAGCGCTGGTAATTCCATCTTTAACTTCTTTGGGCAAAGATGCCGTGCTTATACTACTAGCTGCATCCACTAAGCGTTTAATTCGCTGAGCATAGGCCGCATCGTTATAACCTGCTTGATTTCCGTAAACAGTTTCAGGTACAGTCTTATTGCCGTTGTGAATATTAGCAGAACCCCCTGAATAAGGTTTTTCGTCTTTAAAGAAATCTACTACTACACTAGTACTAGTATCAGGGGATGTATTTGTGTTTTCATTTATGCGTGTGTTGACCACATTGCCAGCAACAACAATTTTGCTGTTTTCCTCTGTGTAATAGCAAGAGTAAGGACTGCTAACTTGATAAAATCTCACTGTATTTCTTGTTAGCAAATTACCATTAGTGAAGACACGTCCATTAATCTTGATTCCACCTCCAGGTGAAATTTCTAAATCATTTTCATAAATGACAGCGTTGTTGCTTAATGGAACCCGCTCCCGGTCTTGCTGATACTCTAGCGCGGCAAAGCCTTTATTACCTGTAAACTTCTTATATTTGGTATAATCAGCGCCCAATGCAGCTGAAGTTGGCTCCACTGTAATAGGCACAGTGGTTGTATAGACAAAAATACTTCTTTTCAGCTTACTACCAACTTTATACCAACCTTGACTGCCTACTAAGTCGGCACTAGTAGCAACATTACTCACACATCGACCACTTGTAGCGCCTTCATCCATTGGTTGCGCTCTTGCTTCTAGAGGGCTTCTAGCTCTGGTAGTAGTAGGAGTCCGAAAGTAAATGCCATAGATAGTGAAGCTATCAAAGTAGCCGTCATTGTCAGTATCAACAGGATATTTCCAAACTGACTTGAGCGGTTCTTCATTGTTCTTGACCAGCTTCAACTGTGTCTCATCACCAAATGTAAATTCGCTAATGTTGTCGTTGACTACTTGGCTCAGTGAGAAATCTGAGGGGGTTGAGCGTGGTAATCTAGGGTCTTGAAATAGCTTTTCTAATTTTGCTTTTGCGCGATCAAGAGCTGGTGCTGCTGCCCTAAGAACAGTCTCATTTACCCGGACATTACTAGCATTTTTTGAGCGTTCAAAAGACCGAAACAAAATTGCAGTTGTTAACAGAACAACGACTAAAACTACCATCGCTACTGTTGGCAGCACAAAACCTGCATTTGCAGAGCTTCGTCTTCTCTTGATGACAAATAAAGTTCGCAGTAACCAAACAATGCGCTTTTTAATCGCATGGAAAAACTGCTTACTAATTTGTTGGAAGGTTTTTCTTATTGTCTTGAATAGGGAGCGTTTTCGAGACATAGTTGTTTTTTTCAAATAGTTTGTGACAATTTTTTGAATATTTTTATGTTTTTAACCATGCCTGTGAGATAAATTTTAAGGCAAAAGCTAAGGTAAAATTGGTGTAAGTAATTAGTGCATCTTGATTTACAAAATACACATTTTTAAGGTGAGATTATTTACCATTTATTCGGTTTTATCTGATTGCTAACTACTGATTGTTTTAAATTATTTAATTCCAGTTATAAAATAAATTAAGAGCAAAATTTCACAGTAAGTTTACGGAAATGTATTTTATCTGAAGGCAACTTTATAAAGAAGTTGTTAGCAGAGTAAGCTTATATTACCCATCTGTTCTAAGAAAATATCAGTTGTTAATGCAAAATAATGTAAGACAATTAAAAACCTCCCCGAAGTGGGGAGGTGACAAGGAAAATATTCTTAAATCCAGCAGTTAGGGTTGGGGATTGATAGGTTTGTGGAGAAGCTTAGTAATGGTTCAAGTTAATGCCAGCTTCTTTTGCCATTGCTTCCAACCCTTTGGTTTCTAGGGTTTTGATGGCTTTGGTAGACAACTTCAATCTCACCCAGCGATTTCCACTTGGCCACCAAACACGCTTGCTTTGCAGATTGGCTTGTTGAAGGCGTTTAGTACGGCGGTGGGAGTGGGAAACTGCAAAGGCGTTATTTGCCTTTTTACCAGTTAGTTCACAGCGACGAGACATAGCAATTATCTCCAGATTGTTATTTTCATACAGCCTTTCCATTTTAGGGCTTAGGCAACGGAAGTAGGAGATGAAAGATGAGGATCTCTTTTGCCTAACTATTAACTCTTAACTATTCTTACTTGCTAGCTTGTTCCGTAAGCTTTGTGAGTACTTCGTTTGAACGTTCAACGAAAGATTTCATTCCCTCAGCGTCAAAACCTTTTTGAGACATTAGCGCCAAATCGTAGACGTGTTGACAAATCAAGTTCACCAAAGGATTTGTAGGCGATTCACCATCACCTTGAATGATAGTTCCTTGGTTGAGGTTCGCTAGATTTTGAATCAGGGGGTGAGCAGTATTCACCAGCAAAATGTGGTCTTCTGGAAATTCTGTGGTCTGCTGCTGCATCATGGCGTTCATTTCTCGCAGACGACGGAGAATCTCTGGTAAAAGCACGATCGCAGGTGGTGTTCCTTGTGAATCGTCGGTTTTCAAAGCTTCGGTGCGGATGTTGAGTCTGGGTTTGTTGAGTGATTTTTCAAATAACTCTTTGATCACTTCACTGCGGGTTTTGTTGGTTTTGGGGTCAACAATTTCGCTAGCTTTATCTTGCTCTAAAAGCGTATTATCTAAGTCTGAGTCTACCCGTGTAAATTTGACATCCTGATATTCCCGCTCTAAAAAGTTAATGAAGTGGGTGTCGATGAAGGAGTCCATAAACAGGACTTCCAAGCCTTGGTTTTTATGCAGTTCTATATAAGTAGCTTGAACTGCTTCATCGGTGCTGTAAAAAACCCGGTTTTCGTGACGTTCCTTGTTACGTTCTAGGTACTCTTTCAGGGTGGTGTAGGGAGTGCTGGATGCTGAAGTTTCAGGGCTGGCTGAAGCAGAAGTCACATCTTGCCAAACATCGCCTTCTGAAGACTGTACTTCAACTGCGGGAGTTTCAGCAGCAGGTTTTTCTGAAAATTTCGCAGTCGTGCGGAAGATGATGATGTCTTCGATTTGTTTTTTGAATTTCTCGTCGTTGAGAACACCAAATTTCACAAAAGTGCCAAGGTCTTTCCAAGCGCTAATGTATTGTTCGCGGCTATCGCGGTAAAGTTCTTTGAGGCGATCGCCTACTTTCTTAGCTATGTAATCGCCAATTTTCCGCACGGTGCGATCGCCTTGCAATGCACTGCGCGATACGTTCAAAGGAATATCAGCGCTATCAATTACACCCCGCATCGGCATGAGAAATTGCGGGATAATTTCTTCACAGTTGTCGCTAACAAAAACTTGATTAGAAAATAGTTTGATTTGCCCTTTAGTGACATCAACATCTGGCTTCATTTTGGGAAAATACAAAATGCCGTTGATGATAAAGGGATAGTCAGTATTTAGATGTACCCACAACAGTGGTTCTTCCTGAAAAGGATATAGGTAACGGTAAAATTCTAAATAATCTTCTTGAGTCAAGCTACTAGGAGACTCTCGCCAAGGTGCTTTTTGCCTATTTAATACTTCACCCTCCAGTTTAATTGGCACTGGCATGAAGTCGCAGTAGGTCTTGACAAGATTTTTAATACGTGCTGATTCTAAAAACTCCTCTTCTTCTCCTTGCAGAGTGAGAGTAATGGTAGTGCCACGAGTTGTTCTGGTTGACTCTTCTAGGGTGAATTCTGGAGAACCATCGCAAGTCCAGTGAACGGCTTGCGCCCCTTCTTGATAAGAAAGGGTATCAATTTCAACTTTTTGGGCCACCATGAACGAGGAGTAAAAGCCAAGACCGAAGTGACCGATAATTGGTTGATCTGATTTGCCTTCATACTTGTGAATAAATTCTTCGGCACTAGAGAAGGCAACCTGATTGATATATTTCTTTACTTCTTCTGCGGTCATCCCGATACCATTATCGGAGATGGAAAGGGTTTTATTATTTTTTGCGATCGCAATTTCAATTTCTGGTTCGCCTATATCTCCAGCGTAATCTCCAGCGCGGGATACCATTTTCAGCTTTTGGATGGCATCTACAGCGTTGGATACCAGCTCCCGCAAGAAGATTTGGTGGTCTGAGTAGAGCGACTTCTTGATAATTGGGAAAATGTTCTCAGTATGAATACTGATAGTACCTTGTTCTAGCATGATTGGTAGTCTTTGATGTAATTATCTTGAGGACAGTGGAAATACACCCTAGTCTTCTGCTTTCAGGGATAAACCCAGAGAATGCAAAAGACCATGATACCAATTAGAATTTTAGAGGTATAGCTTAGGCGATCGTGTTTGTTTTAGAGGACTGTTTGCCCCCTAAATAGTATTCGGATTTCCCTACCGATTTGCATCTTTGATATTACGTAATATTAATTACATAATACTATAGTCATGTTAAATCATGTGTGAACAAAAAAATTCCCGACTTCTCTAAAAATTCGGGAGTCTGAGCCTTACGAATTTCACAAATCAAATAGGCTCTATCGCTTCAATCAGATCAACTCCTCCTTTTCCTTCCATAAAAAGGTTCAGTTTTGTTTAAAGATGCTTCAAACAACCAATGCGATAGTGTAACTCAGCCAAGGTAATTTTTAAGACTGCTATCAATATTAACCGTTTCTGGCGCAATATAGACGGGTCATATTTAACACAATTCCAGAAAAAATGGGTAGCAATTGAGCTTTTCTGCTTAGCAGGAGGTGCATCTAAAGCTTTAAAGGTAAGGTATTGATAGAGTTGAGCCTTACTGTACTTTTTCAAATGCTGAACAGATGCAGCTTTTGAGTGAGTAAAAGCGCGTTCAATCACTTCTAAGGATGCCACTTCTTGTCTTTTAAGATTGGTAGACATTGAGTTCGCAGATACTCTATATAATATTTGCGCTTTTGGAACTACTGTAAACTCATAGCGAGTAGCCAAGCGCAACCACATATCCCAGTCTTCGGCTGCTGGAAGTGACTCATCAAAACCACCAATCTCAGTGAAAGCTTCTTTTCGAATTAAAGGATTAGAGCCATTCTCCAAAATATTATACAGTAGGAGCTTGTTGTAAACATCACCTTTTAATGTAATCCGACTCCCAGATTTCAAGAACTTACTGTCAACATCAATATAGTCTGTCCAGCTATAGGCTACGGCAGCATTTTCGGAATCTTCTAGCGCTTTCCATTGAGCTTCTAGCTTATCAAATGTCCAGAGATCATCGGCATCAATAAAAGAAATAAATTCACCATTAGTATGAGATAAACCTCGATTACGACTAGCAGCTAAACCCGCATTGTGATACGAAAATATTTTTAATCGTAAATCAGGAATGCTTTTAACAATCTCTTCTGTCGAGTCTGTTGAGCCATCATTAATAACTAAGACTTCTAAGTCACTAACGGTTTGCTTTAAAACAGATTCAATAGTTTTCTTGATAGTCTTTTCACCATTATATACAGGAATAATGACGGATATAAGTGGCATACTTGCCTCGTTTAATTAAATAAAAATTGTAAAAGTTTAACAATCTAGAGCTACAACAAAGCTTAGATAATTTATCAAAAAGAAGAAGTTAATATTTTTCTATATGCTAAATTTTTAAATATGCTAATAAAGTACTAGTATTTGAAAAGTGTGAAAACTTCTGAAACAATGCTTGAGATTGCTCATAATTTAGTAAAGCTATTGAAATAATTTTAAACAAAATTTTTAAAAAAATTTTTGTTTTAAGCATTGATGGATCACTCTTAACAGCATTCCAGAGGAATCTAGTAGACGTTAATATGACTGCCTTCTTTTCTGAGAAACTTTCCAAGGTTTTATATAGTAAATATTTATATAAATTACTAAAACTAGACTTTTTTAGATATTGTAGAGATTGCGGAGCTTGACTAAAAGCACGTTCAATAACTTGTAAACTTGCTAATTCCATTTTCACAACATTAGAAGACATAGAATTAGGAGATACTCGATATAAAATCTGTGGATATGGTACCGTTACAAATTGATAGTGTAGAGCTAGCCGCAGCCATAAATCCCAATCTTCAGCAGGATTGAGTGATGCTTCAAACCCACCAATAGATATCAATGCCTGCTTACAAACTAGAGGATTAGAACCATTTTCTAAAAAATTTGCAAGTAAAAGCTTAGCATGAATATTACCATTTGCAGTAATGCGGCTACCTGTACGTAAAAATTTACCTTCAATATCAATGTGATCACACCAGCTGTAAGCTACAGATGCTTCGGAGTTTTCTTGCAAAGCCTTTATTTGAAATTCCAGCTTGTGTGGTGTCCAGATATCATCAGCATCAATGAAGGAAATATAATTACCATTAGCTTGTATCACTCCTCGATTGCGACTAATAGCTAGTCCAGCATTTGGATAGGAAAATACTTGCAATCGAGAATCAGAAAAGCTTTTAATAATATCTAAGGTTGAGTCTTGCGAACCATCGTTAATTACGATCAGTTCCCAATCAATAAAAGTTTGGTTTACAACTGAATTAATAGTTTCATAAATTGTTTTTTCTCCATTGTAAACCGGAAGAATTACTGATATTAATGGCATAATTAATGATAGTAAATAAACACGCTAGTTTTTAAGGGAAAATGGATCAGTCTGGATGTACCCTAGTAAAGTACTTGTATTAAATACTCGCTTAAGTTTACTAAACATCACATGAGCGTATTGACTTGGTAGAAGAATGATTACTGCAAGCTTTAAAAATACTTTAAAGATTACTCTTTTGAAGAAGATATAGGGATCAGTTCTGAGAGTTGAGATGAGAAATTTTACAGCTATCCGACTTTTGTGTCGTTCTGGCTGTCCTTCTAGTGTTCTGTAAAGTAAGTACTTGTAGAGATTGGCAAGGCAATATGGCTTAAGGTACTGTAAAGATTCGGGAGCCTGATTGAAAGCACGTTCAAGCACTTGCAAGCAAGCGGTTTCCAACTTCCAAACATCAGCAGACATTGAGTTTGTTTGAACTCTGTAGAGAACTTGTACTTTTGGTACAGCGACAAACTGATAACACGCGGCTAATCGTAGCAACAAATCCGAGTCCTGAGCATTAGTGAGTAATTCATCAAAACCACCAACGCTCATAAAGGCATCTCGGCGAATCATGACATTAGAGCCATTTCCGATAAAATCTTCTAATAAAAGATGTGGATATACATTGCCTGTTACTGCAATCGTGCTACACGTACGTAAAAATTGACCCCTTTCATCTATGCAATGAGTCCAACTATAAGCGATCGCAGTCTCAGGATTTTCTAGTAAGGCTTTATATTGTGTTTCTAATTTATCAGATGTCCAGAGATCATCACCATCTAAAAATGTAATAAATTCGCCAGTTGAATGATGTAAACCACGATTACGATTAACAGCTACATTAGCTTTAGGATAAGAAAATACTTGAAGTCGAGAGTCTTTAAAATTAGAAATAACTTTCAATGTTGAGTCTGTTGAATCTGCATTAATTATTATTAATTCAAAGAATTCAAACTTTTGCTCTAAAACAGAAATTATTGTTTCACTAATAGTTTTTTCAGTATTAAATGCTGGAATAATGACAGATACAATTGCCATAAAATAAATTATAAAATAATTTTTATATCTAACATTATCTATGTATTTTAAGATAATTGCTAATTCTTACTTCCCATACATAAAAAGGACTAATTAAAGTAGCAAAAAGTCTCTCTCTTTCACAGCTAACAACAATATCATTTTCAAGTATTGTCCGATAGCGAATATAGTATGATAGTAATTTAAATACATCTTTTATTAAGTATGCAAAAAAAGCAAAAGGTCTCTGCCAACTTTTAAGTAGTAACATCCGTAAATGAAAACGGCTTAAACCAATACCACGCATTAAGGAAATTAAATATTTTTTTTCTAATCTCCATTGGGGAATAATATGTTCTATTACCATTGCTGGATTGTACCAAATTTCCCAACCTGCTTTATGAATGTACAACATGGCTTCTGAATCTTCTCCAGCTAACATTGATGACCCAACTCTACCTACTAGAAAAAGGCGCTCGGGTACATGAGCTTTCCACACATGGGGACGCACGACTAAACCTGCACCAGGAGGAAATCCTTTTTTAGAAGGTTCATATAAAAGGGGTTTGTACCCTCTCTCATTAATAGCGAGGTAAAAAAGGATTGGTTTGAGATTTTCTGAGGGTTCAAACTCGAAAAGCCCATGAATTTGACTAGAGTATATACCAGCTTTTGGATAGTCTTGCCCAAATTTGTATGCTGAAATTACCCAATCGAGTGCAGGCAAATTATCATCATCTAAAAATCCAACCAATTCACCATGAGCTTCAATAATTGCTCTATTTCTAGCAAAAGCTAACCCTTGTTCTCTTTCAAAAGAGTAGCGTAAGGGTATATCACTTTTGCAGTTGGTTTGGTACTCTTGAATAAGTTTTGCAGTACCATCTGTACTATTATTATCAACAATAATAATTTCCCAAATGAGTTGTTCTACTCCCTGCTGGATTTGCAATCGCTCTAGGACTTTAGATAAACGGTTTTCCCCGTTGTAAGTAGGAATGGCTACAGTAAAGTCAAAGGACATAATGACGAACTGAGAATTAAGCTTAAAAAGTATGATAGTTTTATTGTTCCCAGTTAGCAGTAAAAAAATTCATCACCCATAAACTATTTGATTTTCTTATTTAAAGCGATGGGGAACAGGGGGTTAGGATTGCCTCTGGGCCGAGGAAATGTAGGAGAAAGAAAACTAAGAAAGACAGAACTGAAACAGAAGAATGCAGAAGAAGAGGAAGGTTGCCCACAAGGCACGAGGTTTCAACATCGCAGTTCTGTTAATAATATTCAGTTCTCTATGAAGATACGCTTTATTAGTAGACCCGTCTGTAGTTCCCTTGGTACGAGGGGACAGCGCCCAGAGGGTAAATAATATTTCAGTTTCACAAATAAACGCTATAACTCATTGAGGTTTACTTGAATACCTCCACACTTATCTGGAAAATAACGAGCAAGAACTTGGATTGTCTTCATAATTTGTACTAGACATGATACTAAATCTGCTTTTGCTATTTGATTCGCTGTATTCTTAATTACCCATTTCTGATTTGTGCCTTGCAGACCAATTAGGAGTAGGTAATTAAGCTTTAACTAATCATAGATTTCACGGTTCAGGCGATGATTCCAACAACTTTACACTAGTGGAACTTACTGCCACCTTAATGGCAACTTTTTTACTAAAAGACAGACCATTTTCACCCTTGTCAATAAAAATCGTGTCTCCAGAGATAAAAGTATTCTCTAATAACTTGGTAGCAAGGGGGTTTTCTATTTCTCGCTGAATTGCCCGTTTAAGGGGACGAGCGCCGTAAACTGGGTCGTAACCTGCTTCTACTAAGTAATCACAGGCAGAGGCGGATATATCAAAAGAGATTTTTTGTTCTCGCAGGAGACTTTCTACCCGCTTGAGTTGAATGCGGATGATATGCCGCATTTCGGAACGACTTAGAGTGTGGAAGAGAATTATATCATCAACCCGGTTGAGAAATTCGGGGCGGAAATGTGATCGCAAAGCATCTGTTACCCGCTTTTGCATCATTTCATATTTAGAATCATCGCCAGATACATCTAATATATGTTCGCTGCCGATGTTACTGGTCATGACAAGAACGCTGTTACGAAAATCTACTGTTCTGCCTTGAGAGTCAGTAATTCTTCCGTCATCTAATACCTGCAACAAAATATTAAACACATCGGGGTGAGCTTTTTCCACTTCGTCCAGCAGCACCACCGAATAGGGACGGCGGCGAATAGCCTCGGAAAGTTGACCACCTTCTTCATAGCCAACATATCCTGGAGGCGCTCCCACTAACCGGGAAACCGAGTGTTTTTCCATGTACTCGGACATATCTAAACGCACCAAGGCATCATCAGAATCAAAGAGAAACTGAGCTAAAGCGCGGGCGAGTTCAGTTTTACCTACGCCAGTAGGCCCCATAAACAAAAATGAACCGATGGGGCGACTGGGGTCTTTCATCCCAGCACGGGCGCGACGAATGGCTGCTGAAACGGCTGCTACAGCTTCTTCTTGTCCAATAACTCGTTGATGTAAATGACTTTCTAGTTGCAACAATTTTTGCCGTTCCGATTCCAAGAGGCGATTAACGGGGATACCTGTCCACTTGGCTACGATTTCGGCAATATCGGCTTCGGTGACTTGTTCTCGTAATAAAGCAGAACCTTGGTTTTGAATTTCTAAAAGTTTCGTTTCTTTGGC
This region of Nostoc sp. UHCC 0302 genomic DNA includes:
- the hpsA gene encoding hormogonium polysaccharide biosynthesis protein HpsA is translated as MSRKRSLFKTIRKTFQQISKQFFHAIKKRIVWLLRTLFVIKRRRSSANAGFVLPTVAMVVLVVVLLTTAILFRSFERSKNASNVRVNETVLRAAAPALDRAKAKLEKLFQDPRLPRSTPSDFSLSQVVNDNISEFTFGDETQLKLVKNNEEPLKSVWKYPVDTDNDGYFDSFTIYGIYFRTPTTTRARSPLEARAQPMDEGATSGRCVSNVATSADLVGSQGWYKVGSKLKRSIFVYTTTVPITVEPTSAALGADYTKYKKFTGNKGFAALEYQQDRERVPLSNNAVIYENDLEISPGGGIKINGRVFTNGNLLTRNTVRFYQVSSPYSCYYTEENSKIVVAGNVVNTRINENTNTSPDTSTSVVVDFFKDEKPYSGGSANIHNGNKTVPETVYGNQAGYNDAAYAQRIKRLVDAASSISTASLPKEVKDGITSAQQADATLSATDAKTDQLKTYFKKRTRRVPYAEVAVGGNALVKTGTGAYDYTTTSPLQGSGDALRPQDVWAFPFNPSNGTTETGGYAGIGIKARTSTNKIELAATDPAVLKALTLDEEKLIGDRVLVGNNLPQLWYDGTKFVSSDKGQNISGKEWDNNTNTRQRFTQANQLDDFGDTDRDEFWEKVASQKPTGLLDVVGGLRVITGAGIYLPTGFTTMGDFSTAKDTVWPDTMPVGVTSKDQGLPDDNTPYLQMRATAVYHYKDSFYDPKTPSTYQTPIACVASYYDPTNSITAKNRATDIAGNALTSLTGVSAVDPESPANTSNKSLNGIVYSASSLTTTGYTAALNYQASLKYPNGRWVNKPLKDALANAGNLTLSQQSAIDSAVCALKILDGSIGAPTNTAVPHGAIRETTLLDARQIKAIDKPYSSSAIKYDLDIEFRQPLEIRTTVLDLGSLKTKSKTGGEFLFPNSGIIYATRDDALPDLSSTSNPNSFANKEERKTFIDLSSKDFKLDSTRRPNGIMLINGGDLSRNATYKPEEKGLILASDLPVYVKGDFNKHTKQEFLQNLDSTWDNFYSRGSTTATALNSNFACRKGQFTSCDTGESWRPATVLADAITVLSANFREGYRSDGDYDLNDNYDTVDNVGNPVFLPNFDANGDGLLGNVNESDFGFDLNGNNNKTDTGVAEASQITASSATKINGFWDNNFVTSRDFQDSTYSSTSSISGNLSPNATNPYPYSSYFNNFVTPVQRRATFSEYIMEICPKLTVTACTPTDWVVGYDLNDGGFDATEKNIKANQLVKAIADAGITSIETNKLRAGTTARPATDSADSAIQRYPRRVAFLRHTAGLTVKKGGTDITGAENTLVLDPDDKTPIPLGIFENGGSKQVNYFPFSNTIHIAGTPYQKYDTSSSASNPNRPRTQSNALWFRTNKSGAKNYAANYPLSILNASSLTGTRATEQPLLVPVLQIQFPFKTPTDTDTLQEGENGDKVINNGDWFQRATATETNLVFAQGDTPSRPPTTGNTGELGGGLENFIRFLENWKDRDLTARGSFIQFKRSSYATAPWQGLIADYNNDDLGYLSTSGAIFGYPQGYRVNSNNVSGKNWGRSPFYITPNRAWGFDVALLTQLPDLFSQRFTAPTLSPPNEFYREVPRDDNWVKTLLCAAQVDSTGGYDNAAAAYNVTTPTAINYKYAVSSDQRPSCP
- the rpmB gene encoding 50S ribosomal protein L28, giving the protein MSRRCELTGKKANNAFAVSHSHRRTKRLQQANLQSKRVWWPSGNRWVRLKLSTKAIKTLETKGLEAMAKEAGINLNHY